The following are encoded in a window of Penaeus vannamei isolate JL-2024 chromosome 35, ASM4276789v1, whole genome shotgun sequence genomic DNA:
- the Yif1 gene encoding protein YIF1B-B isoform X8, producing the protein MYDNHYDPYGQPQGQQPPPQLFEDTSGQNYGYGNQAAGYRGNNYGYPQGGGPPPSGGQGGNAQGGAGYPQYPGMPGPQIFQDPMVANMAMQYGQSLVGQGREYVDKKLEKYVSMTQLKYYFAVDTRYVMKKLQLLFFPFTHSDWSVRYNQEEPVQPRYEINAPDLYIPLMAVVTYILVAGLCLGLQESCRDCSVKNIRFSPDVLGMQASSAMVWLVLEIFLILATLYVTAISTNIKTFDLLAFSSYKYVGMNIALLAGIIDDLGYYLVLAYSSFSLVIFMFRTLRWQVQGGDGAMEAYSAGNKRRLYLLLFMSGLQPLMMWWLTRHLVVD; encoded by the exons ATGTACGACAACCATTATGACCCATACGGGCAGCCACAAGGCCAGCAGCCTCCGCCACAGCTGTTCGAGGATACCAGTGGTCAGAACTATGGATATGGAAAccaag CAGCTGGTTACAGAGGGAATAATTATGGGTATCCCCAAGGGGGTGGACCACCACCTTCAGGAGGTCAAGGTGGTAATGCTCAAGGGGGGGCGGGATACCCTCAGTACCCAGGTATGCCAGGACCTCAGATTTTCCAG GACCCAATGGTCGCTAATATGGCCATGCAGTATGGCCAGAGTTTGGTGGGTCAAGGGCGAGAGTATGTGGACAAGAAGTTGGAGAAATATGTCTCTATGACCCAATTAAAGTATTATTTCGCTGTCGACACACGCTACGTCATGAAGAAGCTACAACTACTGTTTTTCCCCTTCACACACTCG GACTGGAGTGTACGCTACAACCAAGAGGAGCCAGTGCAACCCCGCTATGAGATCAATGCTCCAGACTTGTATATTCCTTTAATGGCTGTTGTAACTTACATCTTAGTGGCTGGTCTCTGTCTTGGCCTTCAGGAGAG TTGCCGGGACTGCAGTGTGAAGAACATCAG GTTTTCTCCTGATGTACTAGGCATGCAGGCAAGCTCAGCAATGGTCTGGCTTGTACTTGAGATCTTCTTGATTCTGGCCACACTCTATGTTACTGCCATAAGTACAAACATCAAGACTTTTGACCTCTTGGCTTTTTCGTCATACAAATATGTTGG GATGAACATCGCCCTGCTGGCTGGGATAATCGATGACCTTGGATACTACCTTGTCCTTGCATACAGTAGCTTCAGCCTTGTAATTTTCATG TTCCGAACCTTGCGATGGCAGGTCCAGGGAGGCGATGGAGCCATGGAAGCTTACAGTGCGGGTAATAAACGCCGCCTCTATCTCTTGCTGTTCATGTCGGGCCTTCAGCCACTCATGATGTGGTGGCTCACTAGACACCTTGTGGTTGACTAA
- the Yif1 gene encoding protein YIF1B-B isoform X11 produces the protein MYDNHYDPYGQPQGQQPPPQLFEDTSGQNYGYGNQAGYRGNNYGYPQGGGPPPSGGQGGNAQGGAGYPQYPGMPGPQIFQDPMVANMAMQYGQSLVGQGREYVDKKLEKYVSMTQLKYYFAVDTRYVMKKLQLLFFPFTHSDWSVRYNQEEPVQPRYEINAPDLYIPLMAVVTYILVAGLCLGLQERFSPDVLGMQASSAMVWLVLEIFLILATLYVTAISTNIKTFDLLAFSSYKYVGMNIALLAGIIDDLGYYLVLAYSSFSLVIFMFRTLRWQVQGGDGAMEAYSAGNKRRLYLLLFMSGLQPLMMWWLTRHLVVD, from the exons ATGTACGACAACCATTATGACCCATACGGGCAGCCACAAGGCCAGCAGCCTCCGCCACAGCTGTTCGAGGATACCAGTGGTCAGAACTATGGATATGGAAAccaag CTGGTTACAGAGGGAATAATTATGGGTATCCCCAAGGGGGTGGACCACCACCTTCAGGAGGTCAAGGTGGTAATGCTCAAGGGGGGGCGGGATACCCTCAGTACCCAGGTATGCCAGGACCTCAGATTTTCCAG GACCCAATGGTCGCTAATATGGCCATGCAGTATGGCCAGAGTTTGGTGGGTCAAGGGCGAGAGTATGTGGACAAGAAGTTGGAGAAATATGTCTCTATGACCCAATTAAAGTATTATTTCGCTGTCGACACACGCTACGTCATGAAGAAGCTACAACTACTGTTTTTCCCCTTCACACACTCG GACTGGAGTGTACGCTACAACCAAGAGGAGCCAGTGCAACCCCGCTATGAGATCAATGCTCCAGACTTGTATATTCCTTTAATGGCTGTTGTAACTTACATCTTAGTGGCTGGTCTCTGTCTTGGCCTTCAGGAGAG GTTTTCTCCTGATGTACTAGGCATGCAGGCAAGCTCAGCAATGGTCTGGCTTGTACTTGAGATCTTCTTGATTCTGGCCACACTCTATGTTACTGCCATAAGTACAAACATCAAGACTTTTGACCTCTTGGCTTTTTCGTCATACAAATATGTTGG GATGAACATCGCCCTGCTGGCTGGGATAATCGATGACCTTGGATACTACCTTGTCCTTGCATACAGTAGCTTCAGCCTTGTAATTTTCATG TTCCGAACCTTGCGATGGCAGGTCCAGGGAGGCGATGGAGCCATGGAAGCTTACAGTGCGGGTAATAAACGCCGCCTCTATCTCTTGCTGTTCATGTCGGGCCTTCAGCCACTCATGATGTGGTGGCTCACTAGACACCTTGTGGTTGACTAA
- the Yif1 gene encoding protein YIF1B-B isoform X5: MDYSMSGGRQRKSQVRGRRVVGSGPETAPTTNAGSMYDNHYDPYGQPQGQQPPPQLFEDTSGQNYGYGNQAAGYRGNNYGYPQGGGPPPSGGQGGNAQGGAGYPQYPGMPGPQIFQDPMVANMAMQYGQSLVGQGREYVDKKLEKYVSMTQLKYYFAVDTRYVMKKLQLLFFPFTHSDWSVRYNQEEPVQPRYEINAPDLYIPLMAVVTYILVAGLCLGLQERFSPDVLGMQASSAMVWLVLEIFLILATLYVTAISTNIKTFDLLAFSSYKYVGMNIALLAGIIDDLGYYLVLAYSSFSLVIFMFRTLRWQVQGGDGAMEAYSAGNKRRLYLLLFMSGLQPLMMWWLTRHLVVD; encoded by the exons CCCAGGTCCGTGGCCGTAGGGTAGTTGGTAGTGGTCCTGAGACTGCACCCACCACCAACGCGGGCAGTATGTACGACAACCATTATGACCCATACGGGCAGCCACAAGGCCAGCAGCCTCCGCCACAGCTGTTCGAGGATACCAGTGGTCAGAACTATGGATATGGAAAccaag CAGCTGGTTACAGAGGGAATAATTATGGGTATCCCCAAGGGGGTGGACCACCACCTTCAGGAGGTCAAGGTGGTAATGCTCAAGGGGGGGCGGGATACCCTCAGTACCCAGGTATGCCAGGACCTCAGATTTTCCAG GACCCAATGGTCGCTAATATGGCCATGCAGTATGGCCAGAGTTTGGTGGGTCAAGGGCGAGAGTATGTGGACAAGAAGTTGGAGAAATATGTCTCTATGACCCAATTAAAGTATTATTTCGCTGTCGACACACGCTACGTCATGAAGAAGCTACAACTACTGTTTTTCCCCTTCACACACTCG GACTGGAGTGTACGCTACAACCAAGAGGAGCCAGTGCAACCCCGCTATGAGATCAATGCTCCAGACTTGTATATTCCTTTAATGGCTGTTGTAACTTACATCTTAGTGGCTGGTCTCTGTCTTGGCCTTCAGGAGAG GTTTTCTCCTGATGTACTAGGCATGCAGGCAAGCTCAGCAATGGTCTGGCTTGTACTTGAGATCTTCTTGATTCTGGCCACACTCTATGTTACTGCCATAAGTACAAACATCAAGACTTTTGACCTCTTGGCTTTTTCGTCATACAAATATGTTGG GATGAACATCGCCCTGCTGGCTGGGATAATCGATGACCTTGGATACTACCTTGTCCTTGCATACAGTAGCTTCAGCCTTGTAATTTTCATG TTCCGAACCTTGCGATGGCAGGTCCAGGGAGGCGATGGAGCCATGGAAGCTTACAGTGCGGGTAATAAACGCCGCCTCTATCTCTTGCTGTTCATGTCGGGCCTTCAGCCACTCATGATGTGGTGGCTCACTAGACACCTTGTGGTTGACTAA
- the Yif1 gene encoding protein YIF1B-B isoform X10 yields MYDNHYDPYGQPQGQQPPPQLFEDTSGQNYGYGNQAAGYRGNNYGYPQGGGPPPSGGQGGNAQGGAGYPQYPGMPGPQIFQDPMVANMAMQYGQSLVGQGREYVDKKLEKYVSMTQLKYYFAVDTRYVMKKLQLLFFPFTHSDWSVRYNQEEPVQPRYEINAPDLYIPLMAVVTYILVAGLCLGLQERFSPDVLGMQASSAMVWLVLEIFLILATLYVTAISTNIKTFDLLAFSSYKYVGMNIALLAGIIDDLGYYLVLAYSSFSLVIFMFRTLRWQVQGGDGAMEAYSAGNKRRLYLLLFMSGLQPLMMWWLTRHLVVD; encoded by the exons ATGTACGACAACCATTATGACCCATACGGGCAGCCACAAGGCCAGCAGCCTCCGCCACAGCTGTTCGAGGATACCAGTGGTCAGAACTATGGATATGGAAAccaag CAGCTGGTTACAGAGGGAATAATTATGGGTATCCCCAAGGGGGTGGACCACCACCTTCAGGAGGTCAAGGTGGTAATGCTCAAGGGGGGGCGGGATACCCTCAGTACCCAGGTATGCCAGGACCTCAGATTTTCCAG GACCCAATGGTCGCTAATATGGCCATGCAGTATGGCCAGAGTTTGGTGGGTCAAGGGCGAGAGTATGTGGACAAGAAGTTGGAGAAATATGTCTCTATGACCCAATTAAAGTATTATTTCGCTGTCGACACACGCTACGTCATGAAGAAGCTACAACTACTGTTTTTCCCCTTCACACACTCG GACTGGAGTGTACGCTACAACCAAGAGGAGCCAGTGCAACCCCGCTATGAGATCAATGCTCCAGACTTGTATATTCCTTTAATGGCTGTTGTAACTTACATCTTAGTGGCTGGTCTCTGTCTTGGCCTTCAGGAGAG GTTTTCTCCTGATGTACTAGGCATGCAGGCAAGCTCAGCAATGGTCTGGCTTGTACTTGAGATCTTCTTGATTCTGGCCACACTCTATGTTACTGCCATAAGTACAAACATCAAGACTTTTGACCTCTTGGCTTTTTCGTCATACAAATATGTTGG GATGAACATCGCCCTGCTGGCTGGGATAATCGATGACCTTGGATACTACCTTGTCCTTGCATACAGTAGCTTCAGCCTTGTAATTTTCATG TTCCGAACCTTGCGATGGCAGGTCCAGGGAGGCGATGGAGCCATGGAAGCTTACAGTGCGGGTAATAAACGCCGCCTCTATCTCTTGCTGTTCATGTCGGGCCTTCAGCCACTCATGATGTGGTGGCTCACTAGACACCTTGTGGTTGACTAA
- the Yif1 gene encoding protein YIF1B-B isoform X9, translating into MYDNHYDPYGQPQGQQPPPQLFEDTSGQNYGYGNQAGYRGNNYGYPQGGGPPPSGGQGGNAQGGAGYPQYPGMPGPQIFQDPMVANMAMQYGQSLVGQGREYVDKKLEKYVSMTQLKYYFAVDTRYVMKKLQLLFFPFTHSDWSVRYNQEEPVQPRYEINAPDLYIPLMAVVTYILVAGLCLGLQESCRDCSVKNIRFSPDVLGMQASSAMVWLVLEIFLILATLYVTAISTNIKTFDLLAFSSYKYVGMNIALLAGIIDDLGYYLVLAYSSFSLVIFMFRTLRWQVQGGDGAMEAYSAGNKRRLYLLLFMSGLQPLMMWWLTRHLVVD; encoded by the exons ATGTACGACAACCATTATGACCCATACGGGCAGCCACAAGGCCAGCAGCCTCCGCCACAGCTGTTCGAGGATACCAGTGGTCAGAACTATGGATATGGAAAccaag CTGGTTACAGAGGGAATAATTATGGGTATCCCCAAGGGGGTGGACCACCACCTTCAGGAGGTCAAGGTGGTAATGCTCAAGGGGGGGCGGGATACCCTCAGTACCCAGGTATGCCAGGACCTCAGATTTTCCAG GACCCAATGGTCGCTAATATGGCCATGCAGTATGGCCAGAGTTTGGTGGGTCAAGGGCGAGAGTATGTGGACAAGAAGTTGGAGAAATATGTCTCTATGACCCAATTAAAGTATTATTTCGCTGTCGACACACGCTACGTCATGAAGAAGCTACAACTACTGTTTTTCCCCTTCACACACTCG GACTGGAGTGTACGCTACAACCAAGAGGAGCCAGTGCAACCCCGCTATGAGATCAATGCTCCAGACTTGTATATTCCTTTAATGGCTGTTGTAACTTACATCTTAGTGGCTGGTCTCTGTCTTGGCCTTCAGGAGAG TTGCCGGGACTGCAGTGTGAAGAACATCAG GTTTTCTCCTGATGTACTAGGCATGCAGGCAAGCTCAGCAATGGTCTGGCTTGTACTTGAGATCTTCTTGATTCTGGCCACACTCTATGTTACTGCCATAAGTACAAACATCAAGACTTTTGACCTCTTGGCTTTTTCGTCATACAAATATGTTGG GATGAACATCGCCCTGCTGGCTGGGATAATCGATGACCTTGGATACTACCTTGTCCTTGCATACAGTAGCTTCAGCCTTGTAATTTTCATG TTCCGAACCTTGCGATGGCAGGTCCAGGGAGGCGATGGAGCCATGGAAGCTTACAGTGCGGGTAATAAACGCCGCCTCTATCTCTTGCTGTTCATGTCGGGCCTTCAGCCACTCATGATGTGGTGGCTCACTAGACACCTTGTGGTTGACTAA
- the Yif1 gene encoding protein YIF1B-B isoform X7, with protein sequence MDYSMSGGRQPQVRGRRVVGSGPETAPTTNAGSMYDNHYDPYGQPQGQQPPPQLFEDTSGQNYGYGNQAGYRGNNYGYPQGGGPPPSGGQGGNAQGGAGYPQYPGMPGPQIFQDPMVANMAMQYGQSLVGQGREYVDKKLEKYVSMTQLKYYFAVDTRYVMKKLQLLFFPFTHSDWSVRYNQEEPVQPRYEINAPDLYIPLMAVVTYILVAGLCLGLQERFSPDVLGMQASSAMVWLVLEIFLILATLYVTAISTNIKTFDLLAFSSYKYVGMNIALLAGIIDDLGYYLVLAYSSFSLVIFMFRTLRWQVQGGDGAMEAYSAGNKRRLYLLLFMSGLQPLMMWWLTRHLVVD encoded by the exons CCCAGGTCCGTGGCCGTAGGGTAGTTGGTAGTGGTCCTGAGACTGCACCCACCACCAACGCGGGCAGTATGTACGACAACCATTATGACCCATACGGGCAGCCACAAGGCCAGCAGCCTCCGCCACAGCTGTTCGAGGATACCAGTGGTCAGAACTATGGATATGGAAAccaag CTGGTTACAGAGGGAATAATTATGGGTATCCCCAAGGGGGTGGACCACCACCTTCAGGAGGTCAAGGTGGTAATGCTCAAGGGGGGGCGGGATACCCTCAGTACCCAGGTATGCCAGGACCTCAGATTTTCCAG GACCCAATGGTCGCTAATATGGCCATGCAGTATGGCCAGAGTTTGGTGGGTCAAGGGCGAGAGTATGTGGACAAGAAGTTGGAGAAATATGTCTCTATGACCCAATTAAAGTATTATTTCGCTGTCGACACACGCTACGTCATGAAGAAGCTACAACTACTGTTTTTCCCCTTCACACACTCG GACTGGAGTGTACGCTACAACCAAGAGGAGCCAGTGCAACCCCGCTATGAGATCAATGCTCCAGACTTGTATATTCCTTTAATGGCTGTTGTAACTTACATCTTAGTGGCTGGTCTCTGTCTTGGCCTTCAGGAGAG GTTTTCTCCTGATGTACTAGGCATGCAGGCAAGCTCAGCAATGGTCTGGCTTGTACTTGAGATCTTCTTGATTCTGGCCACACTCTATGTTACTGCCATAAGTACAAACATCAAGACTTTTGACCTCTTGGCTTTTTCGTCATACAAATATGTTGG GATGAACATCGCCCTGCTGGCTGGGATAATCGATGACCTTGGATACTACCTTGTCCTTGCATACAGTAGCTTCAGCCTTGTAATTTTCATG TTCCGAACCTTGCGATGGCAGGTCCAGGGAGGCGATGGAGCCATGGAAGCTTACAGTGCGGGTAATAAACGCCGCCTCTATCTCTTGCTGTTCATGTCGGGCCTTCAGCCACTCATGATGTGGTGGCTCACTAGACACCTTGTGGTTGACTAA
- the Yif1 gene encoding protein YIF1B-B isoform X4, whose translation MDYSMSGGRQPQVRGRRVVGSGPETAPTTNAGSMYDNHYDPYGQPQGQQPPPQLFEDTSGQNYGYGNQAGYRGNNYGYPQGGGPPPSGGQGGNAQGGAGYPQYPGMPGPQIFQDPMVANMAMQYGQSLVGQGREYVDKKLEKYVSMTQLKYYFAVDTRYVMKKLQLLFFPFTHSDWSVRYNQEEPVQPRYEINAPDLYIPLMAVVTYILVAGLCLGLQESCRDCSVKNIRFSPDVLGMQASSAMVWLVLEIFLILATLYVTAISTNIKTFDLLAFSSYKYVGMNIALLAGIIDDLGYYLVLAYSSFSLVIFMFRTLRWQVQGGDGAMEAYSAGNKRRLYLLLFMSGLQPLMMWWLTRHLVVD comes from the exons CCCAGGTCCGTGGCCGTAGGGTAGTTGGTAGTGGTCCTGAGACTGCACCCACCACCAACGCGGGCAGTATGTACGACAACCATTATGACCCATACGGGCAGCCACAAGGCCAGCAGCCTCCGCCACAGCTGTTCGAGGATACCAGTGGTCAGAACTATGGATATGGAAAccaag CTGGTTACAGAGGGAATAATTATGGGTATCCCCAAGGGGGTGGACCACCACCTTCAGGAGGTCAAGGTGGTAATGCTCAAGGGGGGGCGGGATACCCTCAGTACCCAGGTATGCCAGGACCTCAGATTTTCCAG GACCCAATGGTCGCTAATATGGCCATGCAGTATGGCCAGAGTTTGGTGGGTCAAGGGCGAGAGTATGTGGACAAGAAGTTGGAGAAATATGTCTCTATGACCCAATTAAAGTATTATTTCGCTGTCGACACACGCTACGTCATGAAGAAGCTACAACTACTGTTTTTCCCCTTCACACACTCG GACTGGAGTGTACGCTACAACCAAGAGGAGCCAGTGCAACCCCGCTATGAGATCAATGCTCCAGACTTGTATATTCCTTTAATGGCTGTTGTAACTTACATCTTAGTGGCTGGTCTCTGTCTTGGCCTTCAGGAGAG TTGCCGGGACTGCAGTGTGAAGAACATCAG GTTTTCTCCTGATGTACTAGGCATGCAGGCAAGCTCAGCAATGGTCTGGCTTGTACTTGAGATCTTCTTGATTCTGGCCACACTCTATGTTACTGCCATAAGTACAAACATCAAGACTTTTGACCTCTTGGCTTTTTCGTCATACAAATATGTTGG GATGAACATCGCCCTGCTGGCTGGGATAATCGATGACCTTGGATACTACCTTGTCCTTGCATACAGTAGCTTCAGCCTTGTAATTTTCATG TTCCGAACCTTGCGATGGCAGGTCCAGGGAGGCGATGGAGCCATGGAAGCTTACAGTGCGGGTAATAAACGCCGCCTCTATCTCTTGCTGTTCATGTCGGGCCTTCAGCCACTCATGATGTGGTGGCTCACTAGACACCTTGTGGTTGACTAA
- the Yif1 gene encoding protein YIF1B-B isoform X3, protein MDYSMSGGRQPQVRGRRVVGSGPETAPTTNAGSMYDNHYDPYGQPQGQQPPPQLFEDTSGQNYGYGNQAAGYRGNNYGYPQGGGPPPSGGQGGNAQGGAGYPQYPGMPGPQIFQDPMVANMAMQYGQSLVGQGREYVDKKLEKYVSMTQLKYYFAVDTRYVMKKLQLLFFPFTHSDWSVRYNQEEPVQPRYEINAPDLYIPLMAVVTYILVAGLCLGLQESCRDCSVKNIRFSPDVLGMQASSAMVWLVLEIFLILATLYVTAISTNIKTFDLLAFSSYKYVGMNIALLAGIIDDLGYYLVLAYSSFSLVIFMFRTLRWQVQGGDGAMEAYSAGNKRRLYLLLFMSGLQPLMMWWLTRHLVVD, encoded by the exons CCCAGGTCCGTGGCCGTAGGGTAGTTGGTAGTGGTCCTGAGACTGCACCCACCACCAACGCGGGCAGTATGTACGACAACCATTATGACCCATACGGGCAGCCACAAGGCCAGCAGCCTCCGCCACAGCTGTTCGAGGATACCAGTGGTCAGAACTATGGATATGGAAAccaag CAGCTGGTTACAGAGGGAATAATTATGGGTATCCCCAAGGGGGTGGACCACCACCTTCAGGAGGTCAAGGTGGTAATGCTCAAGGGGGGGCGGGATACCCTCAGTACCCAGGTATGCCAGGACCTCAGATTTTCCAG GACCCAATGGTCGCTAATATGGCCATGCAGTATGGCCAGAGTTTGGTGGGTCAAGGGCGAGAGTATGTGGACAAGAAGTTGGAGAAATATGTCTCTATGACCCAATTAAAGTATTATTTCGCTGTCGACACACGCTACGTCATGAAGAAGCTACAACTACTGTTTTTCCCCTTCACACACTCG GACTGGAGTGTACGCTACAACCAAGAGGAGCCAGTGCAACCCCGCTATGAGATCAATGCTCCAGACTTGTATATTCCTTTAATGGCTGTTGTAACTTACATCTTAGTGGCTGGTCTCTGTCTTGGCCTTCAGGAGAG TTGCCGGGACTGCAGTGTGAAGAACATCAG GTTTTCTCCTGATGTACTAGGCATGCAGGCAAGCTCAGCAATGGTCTGGCTTGTACTTGAGATCTTCTTGATTCTGGCCACACTCTATGTTACTGCCATAAGTACAAACATCAAGACTTTTGACCTCTTGGCTTTTTCGTCATACAAATATGTTGG GATGAACATCGCCCTGCTGGCTGGGATAATCGATGACCTTGGATACTACCTTGTCCTTGCATACAGTAGCTTCAGCCTTGTAATTTTCATG TTCCGAACCTTGCGATGGCAGGTCCAGGGAGGCGATGGAGCCATGGAAGCTTACAGTGCGGGTAATAAACGCCGCCTCTATCTCTTGCTGTTCATGTCGGGCCTTCAGCCACTCATGATGTGGTGGCTCACTAGACACCTTGTGGTTGACTAA
- the Yif1 gene encoding protein YIF1B-B isoform X2: MDYSMSGGRQRKSQVRGRRVVGSGPETAPTTNAGSMYDNHYDPYGQPQGQQPPPQLFEDTSGQNYGYGNQAGYRGNNYGYPQGGGPPPSGGQGGNAQGGAGYPQYPGMPGPQIFQDPMVANMAMQYGQSLVGQGREYVDKKLEKYVSMTQLKYYFAVDTRYVMKKLQLLFFPFTHSDWSVRYNQEEPVQPRYEINAPDLYIPLMAVVTYILVAGLCLGLQESCRDCSVKNIRFSPDVLGMQASSAMVWLVLEIFLILATLYVTAISTNIKTFDLLAFSSYKYVGMNIALLAGIIDDLGYYLVLAYSSFSLVIFMFRTLRWQVQGGDGAMEAYSAGNKRRLYLLLFMSGLQPLMMWWLTRHLVVD; encoded by the exons CCCAGGTCCGTGGCCGTAGGGTAGTTGGTAGTGGTCCTGAGACTGCACCCACCACCAACGCGGGCAGTATGTACGACAACCATTATGACCCATACGGGCAGCCACAAGGCCAGCAGCCTCCGCCACAGCTGTTCGAGGATACCAGTGGTCAGAACTATGGATATGGAAAccaag CTGGTTACAGAGGGAATAATTATGGGTATCCCCAAGGGGGTGGACCACCACCTTCAGGAGGTCAAGGTGGTAATGCTCAAGGGGGGGCGGGATACCCTCAGTACCCAGGTATGCCAGGACCTCAGATTTTCCAG GACCCAATGGTCGCTAATATGGCCATGCAGTATGGCCAGAGTTTGGTGGGTCAAGGGCGAGAGTATGTGGACAAGAAGTTGGAGAAATATGTCTCTATGACCCAATTAAAGTATTATTTCGCTGTCGACACACGCTACGTCATGAAGAAGCTACAACTACTGTTTTTCCCCTTCACACACTCG GACTGGAGTGTACGCTACAACCAAGAGGAGCCAGTGCAACCCCGCTATGAGATCAATGCTCCAGACTTGTATATTCCTTTAATGGCTGTTGTAACTTACATCTTAGTGGCTGGTCTCTGTCTTGGCCTTCAGGAGAG TTGCCGGGACTGCAGTGTGAAGAACATCAG GTTTTCTCCTGATGTACTAGGCATGCAGGCAAGCTCAGCAATGGTCTGGCTTGTACTTGAGATCTTCTTGATTCTGGCCACACTCTATGTTACTGCCATAAGTACAAACATCAAGACTTTTGACCTCTTGGCTTTTTCGTCATACAAATATGTTGG GATGAACATCGCCCTGCTGGCTGGGATAATCGATGACCTTGGATACTACCTTGTCCTTGCATACAGTAGCTTCAGCCTTGTAATTTTCATG TTCCGAACCTTGCGATGGCAGGTCCAGGGAGGCGATGGAGCCATGGAAGCTTACAGTGCGGGTAATAAACGCCGCCTCTATCTCTTGCTGTTCATGTCGGGCCTTCAGCCACTCATGATGTGGTGGCTCACTAGACACCTTGTGGTTGACTAA
- the Yif1 gene encoding protein YIF1B-B isoform X1: protein MDYSMSGGRQRKSQVRGRRVVGSGPETAPTTNAGSMYDNHYDPYGQPQGQQPPPQLFEDTSGQNYGYGNQAAGYRGNNYGYPQGGGPPPSGGQGGNAQGGAGYPQYPGMPGPQIFQDPMVANMAMQYGQSLVGQGREYVDKKLEKYVSMTQLKYYFAVDTRYVMKKLQLLFFPFTHSDWSVRYNQEEPVQPRYEINAPDLYIPLMAVVTYILVAGLCLGLQESCRDCSVKNIRFSPDVLGMQASSAMVWLVLEIFLILATLYVTAISTNIKTFDLLAFSSYKYVGMNIALLAGIIDDLGYYLVLAYSSFSLVIFMFRTLRWQVQGGDGAMEAYSAGNKRRLYLLLFMSGLQPLMMWWLTRHLVVD, encoded by the exons CCCAGGTCCGTGGCCGTAGGGTAGTTGGTAGTGGTCCTGAGACTGCACCCACCACCAACGCGGGCAGTATGTACGACAACCATTATGACCCATACGGGCAGCCACAAGGCCAGCAGCCTCCGCCACAGCTGTTCGAGGATACCAGTGGTCAGAACTATGGATATGGAAAccaag CAGCTGGTTACAGAGGGAATAATTATGGGTATCCCCAAGGGGGTGGACCACCACCTTCAGGAGGTCAAGGTGGTAATGCTCAAGGGGGGGCGGGATACCCTCAGTACCCAGGTATGCCAGGACCTCAGATTTTCCAG GACCCAATGGTCGCTAATATGGCCATGCAGTATGGCCAGAGTTTGGTGGGTCAAGGGCGAGAGTATGTGGACAAGAAGTTGGAGAAATATGTCTCTATGACCCAATTAAAGTATTATTTCGCTGTCGACACACGCTACGTCATGAAGAAGCTACAACTACTGTTTTTCCCCTTCACACACTCG GACTGGAGTGTACGCTACAACCAAGAGGAGCCAGTGCAACCCCGCTATGAGATCAATGCTCCAGACTTGTATATTCCTTTAATGGCTGTTGTAACTTACATCTTAGTGGCTGGTCTCTGTCTTGGCCTTCAGGAGAG TTGCCGGGACTGCAGTGTGAAGAACATCAG GTTTTCTCCTGATGTACTAGGCATGCAGGCAAGCTCAGCAATGGTCTGGCTTGTACTTGAGATCTTCTTGATTCTGGCCACACTCTATGTTACTGCCATAAGTACAAACATCAAGACTTTTGACCTCTTGGCTTTTTCGTCATACAAATATGTTGG GATGAACATCGCCCTGCTGGCTGGGATAATCGATGACCTTGGATACTACCTTGTCCTTGCATACAGTAGCTTCAGCCTTGTAATTTTCATG TTCCGAACCTTGCGATGGCAGGTCCAGGGAGGCGATGGAGCCATGGAAGCTTACAGTGCGGGTAATAAACGCCGCCTCTATCTCTTGCTGTTCATGTCGGGCCTTCAGCCACTCATGATGTGGTGGCTCACTAGACACCTTGTGGTTGACTAA